In a genomic window of Ipomoea triloba cultivar NCNSP0323 chromosome 3, ASM357664v1:
- the LOC116014301 gene encoding uncharacterized protein LOC116014301, producing the protein MEFENDRRQLVLRDNLGGIRMKTNYSDLKKSYSLVSSGGKASPPEDLASLIDSFRELENGAPNTASAEKKLAWLRSQIIGGDVEFDTPFGKRRLTYADHTASGRSLHYIENYIINNVLPFYGNSHTSDSYVGYQTTKIVKEASEYVKKCMGGGENDAIIFCGSGSTAAVKRLQEVMGIAVPSIIREKLVESCLSNEEERWVVFVGPYEHHSNILSWRQSLAEVVEIGLTQDGLIDMEALKLKLESYKSTNRPLLGSFSACSNVTGTYSDTRAIARLLHRYGAFACFDFAASGPYTKIDMRSGEIDGYDAIFLSPHKFLGGPGTPGILMMSKILYQLGSSPPSTCGGGTVDFANPYNEKDTLYVENIEEREDAGTPPIIQKIRAALAFWVKEFIGQKVIERLEHTYINEALERLLPNPNIWVLGNVTAKRQAVLSFLIYTTTYSLSADINGQDKQLYLWRESGNMRDKPLHGPFVAKLLNDLFGIQARGGCACAGPYGHSLLKVDQTHSLAFRSAIQKGYTGVKPGWTRISFPYYMSKEEFEFTIAALEFLAIYAQRFLPLYSFNWKTGGWTFKKKALKEILLGNGKQRNGEFGGSIIKDDGGLSLSISSKYAKYLETAKWIASLLPKFPPQQPIPEEIDPHLIPFRV; encoded by the exons ATGGAGTTCGAAAATGATCGTCGACAACTGGTGTTGAGAGACAACCTCGGAGGGATCAGAATGAAGACCAACTATTCTGATCTCAAAAAAAGCTATTCTTTAGTTAGTAGCGGCGGCAAAGCGTCGCCGCCGGAGGATCTGGCTAGCCTGATTGATTCGTTTCGCGAGCTCGAAAATGGCGCCCCCAACACCGCTTCCGCCGAAAAGAAGCTGGCTTGGCTCCGCTCTCAGATCATCGGTGGCGACGTCGAGTTCGATACGCCGTTCGGAAAGCGCCGCCTCACTTACGCTGATCACACCGCCTCCGGCCGCTCTCTTCACTACATTGAGAACTATATCATCAACAACGTCCTTCCATTCTATG GCAACAGTCACACTAGTGACAGTTACGTGGGATACCAGACGACGAAGATTGTGAAGGAGGCTTCGGAGTACGTGAAGAAATGCATGGGAGGAGGGGAAAACGACGCCATAATATTTTGCGGTTCCGGGTCGACGGCGGCGGTCAAACGACTCCAAGAAGTGATGGGAATCGCAGTCCCTTCAATCATTAGGGAGAAGTTGGTGGAGTCGTGCCTGAGCAACGAGGAGGAGAGATGGGTGGTTTTTGTGGGGCCGTACGAGCACCACTCCAACATCCTGTCGTGGCGGCAGAGCCTGGCGGAGGTGGTGGAGATCGGGTTGACCCAAGATGGGCTTATAGACATGGAAGCCTTGAAGCTCAAGCTGGAATCGTACAAATCCACCAATAGGCCGCTGTTAGGCTCATTCTCCGCCTGCAGTAATGTCACCGGAACTTACTCCGACACCCGTGCCATCGCTCGTCTTCTCCATAGATATGGAGCCTTCGCTTGCTTTGATTTTGCAGCAAG TGGGCCGTATACGAAGATTGATATGAGATCAGGGGAAATAGACGGATACGATGCGATTTTCCTGAGCCCACATAAGTTTCTGGGTGGGCCAGGGACACCCGGAATCCTTATGATGAGCAAGATTTTGTATCAGTTGGGATCTTCACCTCCGTCAACTTGTGGAGGCGGCACCGTCGATTTTGCCAACCCTTACAATGAGAAG GATACATTATACGTGGAGAACATTGAAGAGAGGGAAGATGCGGGAACGCCGCCCATCATCCAGAAAATCAGAGCAGCGTTGGCGTTTTGGGTGAAGGAATTCATAGGGCAGAAGGTGATTGAGAGATTGGAGCATACGTACATTAATGAAGCCCTTGAAAGGCTGCTCCCAAACCCAAATATATGGGTATTGGGCAATGTAACAGCAAAGAGACAGGCAGTCCTGTCTTTCCTAATTTACACCACCACCTACTCCTTATCAGCTGACATTAATGGTCAGGACAAACAACTTTATCTATGGAGAGAGAGTGGAAACATGAGAGATAAGCCTCTCCACGGCCCTTTTGTTGCCAAGCTACTCAATGACTTGTTTGGCATCCAAGCCCGGGGTGGGTGCGCTTGTGCAGGGCCATATGGACACAGCTTGCTCAAAGTTGACCAAACTCACTCGCTTGCCTTCAGATCTGCCATTCAAAAG GGGTACACAGGAGTAAAGCCAGGGTGGACAAGGATTAGTTTTCCATACTACATGTCAAAAGAAGAATTTGAGTTTACCATAGCAGCATTGGAGTTTTTGGCTATCTACGCCCAGAGGTTCCTTCCGCTTTACAGTTTCAACTGGAAAACTGGGGGATGGACTTTCAAGAAGAAGGCACTGAAGGAGATTCTTTTGGGGAATGGGAAGCAACGTAATGGCGAATTTGGTGGTTCCATCATTAAAGATGATGGGGGGTTGTCCTTGTCGATATCATCCAAGTATGCAAAGTACCTGGAGACAGCCAAGTGGATTGCTAGCCTTCTTCCCAAGTTCCCTCCTCAGCAACCCATTCCAGAAGAGATTGATCCTCACCTCATACCTTTCCGTGTCTAA